From one Dehalobacter sp. 12DCB1 genomic stretch:
- a CDS encoding ABC transporter ATP-binding protein, whose product MERVLIRTNRLSKRYGSVPVVNDLNLEVRSGEIFGFLGPNGAGKTTTIKMLTGLLDPSEGEISICDYDIRRQPTQAKAIMAYVPDQPKLYNKLSAREFLHLISALYRVPKGIAKERAEQLLGMFGLMERADELLEGYSHGMRQKVVLAGALIHQPKVILLDEPTVGLDPASARLLKDILQEMARQGAAVFVSTHILEIAERMCHRVGILKDGMLIAQGSPEELRQKVGHGGESLEDIFLELTGVRENAELIKSLEE is encoded by the coding sequence ATGGAAAGGGTCTTGATCAGAACAAATCGTTTAAGCAAAAGGTATGGTTCAGTGCCGGTTGTCAACGATCTAAACCTGGAGGTAAGAAGCGGAGAAATTTTCGGTTTTTTGGGACCGAACGGTGCCGGTAAAACAACAACGATTAAAATGCTTACCGGATTGCTGGATCCCAGTGAAGGGGAGATCTCCATCTGTGATTACGATATTCGCAGGCAGCCCACTCAGGCCAAAGCCATAATGGCTTATGTACCGGACCAACCAAAGTTGTATAACAAACTGTCAGCCCGTGAATTTTTGCACCTTATTTCAGCCCTGTACCGAGTCCCAAAAGGTATTGCCAAAGAGCGGGCTGAGCAGCTCTTAGGAATGTTCGGTCTCATGGAGCGCGCAGATGAGCTGTTAGAGGGCTACTCTCACGGTATGAGACAAAAGGTTGTTTTGGCAGGGGCCTTAATTCATCAGCCCAAGGTGATTCTTTTGGATGAGCCGACTGTGGGTCTTGACCCGGCGAGCGCACGCCTCCTTAAAGATATTCTTCAGGAAATGGCCCGGCAGGGTGCTGCGGTATTTGTTTCGACCCATATTCTTGAGATTGCGGAGAGAATGTGCCACCGGGTCGGTATTTTGAAAGATGGCATGCTGATTGCACAGGGCAGCCCTGAAGAACTCCGGCAAAAAGTTGGACACGGCGGGGAAAGCCTGGAAGATATTTTCCTGGAGCTTACCGGAGTCCGTGAAAATGCCGAATTAATTAAAAGCCTGGAGGAATAA